A single window of Sparus aurata chromosome 22, fSpaAur1.1, whole genome shotgun sequence DNA harbors:
- the zc3h14 gene encoding zinc finger CCCH domain-containing protein 14 isoform X1 produces MEIGTEISKKIRAAIKGKLQELGAYIDEELPDYIMVMVANKKTSQQMADDLSLFLGNNTIKFTTWLQGVLEKLRTVAVEPASMKHQLQSDSGAVAGKSRSSVSEDIRAEELKVLTVSSSRSDRTEARVSSSAHENRRGTMERSSSRLTSTVKPLMELLPSEAIIDIKPEMDDDFIAEDPVEIGTSHGRTRGAAGRPTAEIYRPGQSKFASSADTFRATEGSSHSRQQDSRSSRTSRMGSSKQEELSRKRKAPVASSVVRVNRAADEDSDDVEEEETGYGGRGVSSRVSLPSKPERKPTLPPAKQANRNLILKAISEAQDSITKTTAYPTIPQRQTVPVAPRTRLASSEEMTAAIQLVQDHLHSLAPRVPSYNSTELPPSRAPAPARSLASRLQLDLAERNDGGEQSHYGAEVAAGSDSKTFDTRSFIMSRSQLQQPAAGSQQRLQAREEVHSAIPRTVQASKERGDTASPKFIVTLDGVPSPLGILADCEMELDDVRPPTKVTEATVQVNREPKVSVLQRLQGVVTPSEDDVMDIDMSEEDAVPLKKQKVLERCKFWPVCKSGDECSYHHPTTQCKTFPNCKFGDKCLFVHPNCKYDARCSKPECPFTHVSRRSTAAPPPRPAMQPVQNTTVCRFFPDCKKMECPFYHPKPCRFAGQCKRAGCTFYHPTTSVPPRHALKWTKTQSS; encoded by the exons ATGGAGATTGGGACAGAGATAAGCAAGAAGATACGA gCTGCTATCAAGGGCAAGCTTCAAGAGCTCGGTGCTTATATTG ATGAGGAGCTTCCTGACTATATCATGGTGATGGTAGCGAACAAGAAAACCTCCCAACAGATGGCCGACGACCTTTCACTCTTCCTGGGAAACAACACCATTAAATTCACAACCTG gttACAGGGTGTCCTAGAGAAGTTGAGAACTGTTGCAGTCG AGCCTGCATCCATGAAACATCAGCTCCAGTCTGACAGTGGTGCGGTGGCTGGGAAGAGCCGGTCATCTGTGAGTGAAGACATCAGAGCAGAGGAGTTGAAGGTGCTGACGGTGTCCAGCTCTCGCTCGGATAGGACTGAAGCACGTGTGTCCAGTTCCGCTCATGAAAACAG GAGAGGCACCATGGAGAGGAGTTCCTCCCGACTCACCTCCACTGTGAAGCCCCTCATGGAGCTGCTCCCCTCAGAGGCTATCATTGACATCAAACCGGAGATGGATGATGACTTCATCGCAGAGGACCCAGTGGAAATAGGTACCAGCCATGGTCGAACACGCGGCGCTGCTGGTAGACCCACAGCTGAAATCTACAGACCGGGTCAGAGCAAGTTTGCAAGCTCCGCAGACACATTTCGAGCCACAGAAGGATCCTCTCACAGCAGGCAGCAGgacagcagaagcagcagaaccTCCAGAATGGGTTCCAGTAAG CAGGAGGAGTTGTCACGGAAACGTAAAGCGCCAGTCGCGAGTTCGGTGGTGCGAGTAAACCGAGCGGCAGACGAAGACAGCGATGATgttgaagaggaagaaacaggCTACGGAGGAAGAGGCGTTTCCAGTAGAGTGTCCCTGCCCTCCAAACCAGAACGCAA acCTACTCTCCCTCCAGCCAAGCAAGCCAACAGGAATCTGATACTTAAGGCCATCTCTGAGGCTCAGGACTCAATCACCAAAACCACAGCCTACCCCACAA TACCACAGAGGCAGACTGTTCCCGTGGCACCTCGTACTCGCCTGGCCAGCAGTGAAGAGATGACTGCAGCCATCCAGCTGGTCCAGGATCACCTCCACAGCCTGGCCCCCAGGGTTCCTTCCTACAACTCCACAGAACTACCTCCTTCCAGAGCACCTG CTCCAGCGAGATCTTTAGCCTCCCGCCTCCAGTTGGACTTAGCAGAGAGAAATGACGGAGGAGAGCAAAGTCACTATG GCGCTGAGGTTGCAGCAGGCAGTGATTCAAAGACATTTGACACCCGCTCCTTCATAATGAGTCGATCACAGCTGCAACAACCTGCAGCCGGAAGCCAGCAGCGTCTTCAGGCAAGAGAGGAAGTCCATTCTGCTATACCACGCACTGTCCAGGCCAG TAAGGAGCGTGGTGACACTGCCAGCCCCAAGTTTATAGTGACATTAGATGGGGTACCAAGCCCGCTGGGGATTCTTGCTGACTGTGAAATGGAGTTGGATGACGTCAGACCACCCACAAAGGTCACAGAAGCAACGGTTCAGGTCAACAGGGAGCCCAAAGTCAGCGTCCTTCAGAGACTACAGGGAGTAGTCACACCATCAGAAG ATGATGTGATGGACATTGATATGTCGGAGGAGGACGCTGTCCCTTTAAAGAAACAGAAGGTGTTGGAGCGTTGCAAGTTCTGGCCTGTGTGTAAAAGTGGAGACGAGTGCTCGTACCATCACCCTACTACACAGTGCAA GACTTTTCCCAACTGCAAGTTTGGGGATAAATGCCTTTTCGTTCATCCTAATTGTAAATACGACGCCAGGTGTAGCAAGCCGGAGTGTCCCTTCACTCACGTCAGCCGCAGAAGcacagctgctcctccacccaGGCCAG CGATGCAGCCAGTGCAGAATACTACTGTGTGTCGCTTCTTCCCAGACTGCAAGAAGATGGAGTGTCCGTTTTATCATCCCAAG CCTTGTCGCTTCGCGGGGCAGTGCAAACGAGCCGGATGTACCTTCTACCACCCGACCACATCTGTGCCTCCGAGACACGCCCTGAAGTGgacaaagacacagagcag CTAA
- the zc3h14 gene encoding zinc finger CCCH domain-containing protein 14 isoform X2: MEIGTEISKKIRAAIKGKLQELGAYIDEELPDYIMVMVANKKTSQQMADDLSLFLGNNTIKFTTWLQGVLEKLRTVAVEPASMKHQLQSDSGAVAGKSRSSVSEDIRAEELKVLTVSSSRSDRTEARVSSSAHENRRGTMERSSSRLTSTVKPLMELLPSEAIIDIKPEMDDDFIAEDPVEIGTSHGRTRGAAGRPTAEIYRPGQSKFASSADTFRATEGSSHSRQQDSRSSRTSRMGSSKEELSRKRKAPVASSVVRVNRAADEDSDDVEEEETGYGGRGVSSRVSLPSKPERKPTLPPAKQANRNLILKAISEAQDSITKTTAYPTIPQRQTVPVAPRTRLASSEEMTAAIQLVQDHLHSLAPRVPSYNSTELPPSRAPAPARSLASRLQLDLAERNDGGEQSHYGAEVAAGSDSKTFDTRSFIMSRSQLQQPAAGSQQRLQAREEVHSAIPRTVQASKERGDTASPKFIVTLDGVPSPLGILADCEMELDDVRPPTKVTEATVQVNREPKVSVLQRLQGVVTPSEDDVMDIDMSEEDAVPLKKQKVLERCKFWPVCKSGDECSYHHPTTQCKTFPNCKFGDKCLFVHPNCKYDARCSKPECPFTHVSRRSTAAPPPRPAMQPVQNTTVCRFFPDCKKMECPFYHPKPCRFAGQCKRAGCTFYHPTTSVPPRHALKWTKTQSS; the protein is encoded by the exons ATGGAGATTGGGACAGAGATAAGCAAGAAGATACGA gCTGCTATCAAGGGCAAGCTTCAAGAGCTCGGTGCTTATATTG ATGAGGAGCTTCCTGACTATATCATGGTGATGGTAGCGAACAAGAAAACCTCCCAACAGATGGCCGACGACCTTTCACTCTTCCTGGGAAACAACACCATTAAATTCACAACCTG gttACAGGGTGTCCTAGAGAAGTTGAGAACTGTTGCAGTCG AGCCTGCATCCATGAAACATCAGCTCCAGTCTGACAGTGGTGCGGTGGCTGGGAAGAGCCGGTCATCTGTGAGTGAAGACATCAGAGCAGAGGAGTTGAAGGTGCTGACGGTGTCCAGCTCTCGCTCGGATAGGACTGAAGCACGTGTGTCCAGTTCCGCTCATGAAAACAG GAGAGGCACCATGGAGAGGAGTTCCTCCCGACTCACCTCCACTGTGAAGCCCCTCATGGAGCTGCTCCCCTCAGAGGCTATCATTGACATCAAACCGGAGATGGATGATGACTTCATCGCAGAGGACCCAGTGGAAATAGGTACCAGCCATGGTCGAACACGCGGCGCTGCTGGTAGACCCACAGCTGAAATCTACAGACCGGGTCAGAGCAAGTTTGCAAGCTCCGCAGACACATTTCGAGCCACAGAAGGATCCTCTCACAGCAGGCAGCAGgacagcagaagcagcagaaccTCCAGAATGGGTTCCAGTAAG GAGGAGTTGTCACGGAAACGTAAAGCGCCAGTCGCGAGTTCGGTGGTGCGAGTAAACCGAGCGGCAGACGAAGACAGCGATGATgttgaagaggaagaaacaggCTACGGAGGAAGAGGCGTTTCCAGTAGAGTGTCCCTGCCCTCCAAACCAGAACGCAA acCTACTCTCCCTCCAGCCAAGCAAGCCAACAGGAATCTGATACTTAAGGCCATCTCTGAGGCTCAGGACTCAATCACCAAAACCACAGCCTACCCCACAA TACCACAGAGGCAGACTGTTCCCGTGGCACCTCGTACTCGCCTGGCCAGCAGTGAAGAGATGACTGCAGCCATCCAGCTGGTCCAGGATCACCTCCACAGCCTGGCCCCCAGGGTTCCTTCCTACAACTCCACAGAACTACCTCCTTCCAGAGCACCTG CTCCAGCGAGATCTTTAGCCTCCCGCCTCCAGTTGGACTTAGCAGAGAGAAATGACGGAGGAGAGCAAAGTCACTATG GCGCTGAGGTTGCAGCAGGCAGTGATTCAAAGACATTTGACACCCGCTCCTTCATAATGAGTCGATCACAGCTGCAACAACCTGCAGCCGGAAGCCAGCAGCGTCTTCAGGCAAGAGAGGAAGTCCATTCTGCTATACCACGCACTGTCCAGGCCAG TAAGGAGCGTGGTGACACTGCCAGCCCCAAGTTTATAGTGACATTAGATGGGGTACCAAGCCCGCTGGGGATTCTTGCTGACTGTGAAATGGAGTTGGATGACGTCAGACCACCCACAAAGGTCACAGAAGCAACGGTTCAGGTCAACAGGGAGCCCAAAGTCAGCGTCCTTCAGAGACTACAGGGAGTAGTCACACCATCAGAAG ATGATGTGATGGACATTGATATGTCGGAGGAGGACGCTGTCCCTTTAAAGAAACAGAAGGTGTTGGAGCGTTGCAAGTTCTGGCCTGTGTGTAAAAGTGGAGACGAGTGCTCGTACCATCACCCTACTACACAGTGCAA GACTTTTCCCAACTGCAAGTTTGGGGATAAATGCCTTTTCGTTCATCCTAATTGTAAATACGACGCCAGGTGTAGCAAGCCGGAGTGTCCCTTCACTCACGTCAGCCGCAGAAGcacagctgctcctccacccaGGCCAG CGATGCAGCCAGTGCAGAATACTACTGTGTGTCGCTTCTTCCCAGACTGCAAGAAGATGGAGTGTCCGTTTTATCATCCCAAG CCTTGTCGCTTCGCGGGGCAGTGCAAACGAGCCGGATGTACCTTCTACCACCCGACCACATCTGTGCCTCCGAGACACGCCCTGAAGTGgacaaagacacagagcag CTAA